A window from Ramlibacter pinisoli encodes these proteins:
- a CDS encoding flagellar basal body protein, which translates to MSGSVEAVTTAVLSVALDAASLRHQAIAANISRAGVQGTTPLALAFESQLDQAREELATAGVLRRDTVAALHPELEPALDAAGQPVLQSVDEQMTQLARNAVHYQALLQGLSRHLGVLALAASEGRK; encoded by the coding sequence ATGAGTGGTTCCGTCGAAGCCGTCACGACCGCGGTGCTGTCGGTGGCACTGGACGCCGCCAGCCTGCGCCACCAGGCGATCGCGGCCAACATTTCGCGCGCCGGCGTGCAGGGCACGACGCCCCTGGCGCTGGCCTTCGAATCGCAGCTCGACCAGGCCCGGGAGGAACTCGCCACCGCCGGCGTCCTGCGCCGCGACACCGTCGCCGCGCTGCATCCCGAACTCGAGCCGGCCCTCGACGCCGCGGGCCAACCCGTCCTCCAGTCGGTGGACGAGCAGATGACGCAACTGGCCCGCAATGCCGTCCACTACCAGGCCTTGCTGCAAGGGCTGTCCCGCCATCTCGGCGTGCTTGCGCTGGCGGCGAGCGAAGGGAGGAAGTGA